The following proteins are encoded in a genomic region of Variovorax paradoxus:
- a CDS encoding flavoprotein, whose amino-acid sequence MTNEGASGTGHKIDPRGAGLAIEDGEPPLPASPPRSRLAWCITGSGHFLEESLALAARLPSVDLFLSAAAEEVLPIYKLHIEALKSRFRVFRDKTASGVPVGMLYDDIYHTVVVAPATSNTVAKCAFGISDSLPTNMFAQAGKLGIPGIVFACDTEPVVVTKSPHDWVTLRPRRIELDNVERLRGIDFCQVVSSPAELEAVLAARMKELSLAWNTSSS is encoded by the coding sequence ATGACGAACGAAGGGGCATCGGGGACGGGCCACAAGATCGATCCACGCGGCGCGGGCCTCGCCATCGAAGACGGCGAACCGCCGCTCCCGGCATCGCCGCCTCGTTCGCGGCTGGCCTGGTGCATCACGGGTTCCGGCCACTTCCTCGAAGAATCGCTCGCGCTCGCGGCGCGGCTGCCGTCGGTGGACCTGTTCCTCTCGGCTGCCGCCGAGGAGGTGCTGCCGATCTACAAGCTGCACATCGAGGCGCTGAAGTCGCGCTTTCGCGTCTTTCGCGACAAGACGGCCAGCGGCGTGCCGGTGGGCATGCTCTACGACGACATCTATCACACGGTGGTGGTGGCTCCGGCCACCAGCAACACGGTGGCCAAGTGCGCGTTCGGTATCAGCGACAGCTTGCCGACCAACATGTTTGCCCAGGCCGGCAAGCTCGGCATTCCTGGCATCGTGTTTGCATGCGACACAGAGCCGGTGGTGGTGACCAAGTCGCCGCACGACTGGGTGACGCTGCGGCCGCGGCGCATCGAACTGGACAACGTGGAGCGGCTGCGCGGCATCGATTTTTGCCAGGTGGTCTCGTCCCCGGCCGAACTCGAAGCCGTGCTCGCCGCACGCATGAAGGAACTCTCTCTCGCATGGAACACATCGTCTTCCTGA
- a CDS encoding sigma-54-dependent Fis family transcriptional regulator, whose amino-acid sequence MTLTLRQGDRHADRVLDVVRRGFHEEGNDLVTRSWSRCLNQYQLDPGRPREPVVIASSALQSRRNQHADVIECARYEMTTLYQQLADAESAVVLTDTDGVIVHMVSSPEFAAEVEPMGLRAGGMWGEAEAGTNGMGTCLAAAHPISVRREEHFFSHFTQLTCSAVPVFDPSGEIIAVLDVTSRSSLMQQHVLVLLGMTARMIENRLIDKRFSNAHPLHFHSRPEFVYTLHEGKLAVGDDGRILAANRSALFQLGLQSMDEIRTQRIDDLFQTSLEDIVQRSLSSSFHPVVAYRANAALRFFAVARRPASDAATPSRARAAGAGGAGAAPIVAETGIDAFRAPLRPVAAARPAPGIRTFKDARLVAHLDTARRVVARRTPVLLCGETGSGKEVFARAIHETSPHAQGAFVAVNCASLPETLIESELFGYKAGAFTGAQRSGRRGKILQADGGTLFLDEIADMPLELQARLLRVLDERQVTPLGTEETHPVDFQLVSASHQHLPSLVREGRFREDLYYRLAGIELDLPALRDRTDKRELIHDVLKDEGGSDCRLGEDAERVLMGYPWPGNLRQLRHVLRSAAALADGKTITREHLPSLAARPVPSPAPTYAALPALSEPADASADAAPSDAAPAVKLNPIQANERQVLLQMLEQHRWNVSNVAKALDVSRNTLYRKLHKLHIEISPPD is encoded by the coding sequence ATGACATTGACGCTGCGACAAGGCGACAGGCATGCCGACCGAGTGCTCGACGTGGTGAGGCGGGGCTTTCACGAAGAGGGCAACGACCTGGTCACGCGCTCGTGGAGCCGTTGCCTGAACCAGTACCAGCTCGATCCGGGCCGTCCGCGCGAGCCGGTGGTCATTGCGTCGTCGGCCTTGCAAAGCCGGCGCAACCAGCATGCCGACGTCATTGAATGCGCACGCTACGAGATGACCACGCTCTACCAGCAGCTCGCCGATGCCGAGTCGGCCGTGGTGCTGACCGATACCGACGGTGTCATCGTGCACATGGTGTCCTCGCCCGAGTTCGCCGCCGAAGTGGAGCCCATGGGCCTGCGCGCCGGCGGCATGTGGGGCGAGGCCGAGGCCGGCACCAACGGCATGGGCACCTGCCTCGCGGCCGCGCACCCGATCTCGGTGCGTCGCGAAGAGCACTTTTTCAGCCACTTCACGCAGCTCACCTGCTCGGCGGTGCCGGTGTTCGATCCGTCCGGCGAGATCATCGCGGTGCTCGACGTGACCAGCCGCTCCAGCCTCATGCAGCAGCACGTGCTGGTGCTGCTCGGCATGACGGCGCGCATGATCGAGAACCGTCTCATCGACAAGCGCTTTTCGAATGCGCATCCGCTGCACTTCCACAGCCGGCCCGAGTTCGTCTACACGCTGCATGAAGGCAAGCTTGCGGTCGGCGACGACGGGCGCATTCTCGCGGCCAACCGCAGCGCCTTGTTCCAGCTCGGCCTGCAGTCGATGGACGAGATACGCACGCAACGCATCGACGATCTGTTCCAGACCTCGCTCGAAGACATCGTGCAGCGCAGCCTTTCTTCTTCGTTCCATCCGGTGGTGGCCTACCGCGCCAACGCGGCGCTGCGATTCTTCGCGGTGGCGCGGCGGCCGGCATCCGATGCGGCCACGCCGTCGCGCGCACGTGCAGCGGGCGCAGGTGGCGCAGGGGCTGCTCCCATCGTGGCCGAGACGGGCATCGACGCTTTCCGTGCGCCGCTGCGGCCTGTTGCCGCTGCGCGCCCAGCGCCCGGCATTCGCACGTTCAAGGATGCGCGGCTCGTCGCCCATCTGGACACCGCGCGTCGTGTGGTCGCGCGCCGGACCCCGGTGCTGCTGTGCGGCGAAACGGGTTCGGGCAAGGAGGTGTTCGCACGTGCCATCCACGAGACCAGCCCGCATGCACAAGGTGCCTTCGTCGCGGTCAATTGCGCGAGCCTGCCCGAGACGCTGATCGAGTCCGAACTCTTCGGCTACAAGGCCGGCGCCTTCACCGGCGCACAGCGCAGCGGCCGTCGCGGCAAGATCCTGCAGGCCGACGGAGGCACGCTGTTCCTCGACGAAATCGCCGACATGCCGCTGGAGCTGCAGGCCCGCCTGCTGCGCGTGCTCGACGAGCGCCAGGTCACGCCGCTGGGTACCGAAGAAACCCACCCGGTCGATTTTCAGCTCGTGAGCGCAAGCCATCAGCATCTGCCGAGCCTGGTGCGCGAAGGCCGCTTCCGTGAAGACCTCTACTACCGTCTCGCCGGCATCGAACTCGACCTGCCCGCCTTGCGCGACCGCACCGACAAGCGCGAGCTGATCCATGATGTGCTGAAGGACGAGGGCGGCAGCGACTGCCGCCTCGGCGAAGACGCCGAGCGCGTGCTCATGGGCTATCCGTGGCCCGGCAACCTGCGGCAACTGCGCCACGTGCTGCGCAGTGCCGCCGCGCTGGCCGACGGCAAGACCATCACGCGGGAGCACCTGCCTTCGCTGGCCGCAAGGCCGGTGCCTTCTCCCGCGCCGACCTATGCGGCATTGCCTGCACTGTCCGAACCGGCGGATGCCTCGGCCGACGCAGCACCTTCCGATGCGGCACCGGCCGTCAAACTCAATCCGATCCAGGCCAACGAGCGGCAGGTACTGTTGCAGATGCTCGAGCAGCATCGCTGGAACGTGAGCAACGTCGCCAAGGCGCTCGATGTCAGCCGCAACACCTTGTACCGAAAACTCCACAAGCTTCACATCGAGATCTCTCCACCCGATTGA
- a CDS encoding dihydroneopterin aldolase, giving the protein MDLIFIEGFSGQTVIGIHDSELHHPQPLVIDVHAGVPRARACDTDRIGDTIDYGVVRERLLRLMAEHRLKLLEAFAEAIVDILIDEFGAGWVRVKVVKPRKFDDVQAVGVQIERHAATHRASKPAHSATVLKFLASGMVPAKH; this is encoded by the coding sequence ATGGACCTGATCTTCATCGAGGGCTTCAGCGGCCAGACAGTGATTGGCATCCACGACTCCGAGCTGCATCATCCGCAGCCGCTGGTGATCGACGTGCACGCTGGAGTGCCCCGCGCGCGCGCCTGCGACACCGACCGCATCGGCGACACGATCGACTACGGCGTGGTGCGCGAGCGGCTGCTGCGGCTCATGGCCGAGCACCGGCTGAAGCTGCTGGAGGCCTTCGCAGAAGCGATTGTCGACATCCTCATCGACGAATTCGGCGCCGGCTGGGTCCGCGTGAAGGTCGTGAAGCCGCGCAAGTTCGACGATGTGCAGGCCGTGGGCGTGCAGATCGAGCGCCATGCCGCAACGCACCGAGCGTCGAAGCCGGCTCACAGCGCAACCGTATTGAAGTTTCTCGCCAGCGGCATGGTGCCCGCCAAACACTGA
- the fae gene encoding formaldehyde-activating enzyme: protein MAKIDRLMVGESLVGEGNEVAHIDLIIGPRGSAAETAFANALTNNKDGFTSLLAVVAPNLLTKPATVMFNKVTIKGAKQAVQMFGPAQRAVALAVADSVEDGTIPMAEADNLFICVGVFIHWLADDDKKIQDYNYQATRESIQRAVAGLPTAAEVVDKKGTTAHPFAAHL from the coding sequence ATGGCAAAAATAGATCGACTGATGGTGGGCGAATCGCTCGTCGGCGAGGGCAACGAAGTAGCCCATATCGACCTGATCATCGGACCGCGCGGCAGCGCCGCCGAGACCGCCTTCGCCAACGCGTTGACGAACAACAAGGACGGCTTCACGTCGCTGCTCGCTGTCGTGGCACCCAACCTGCTGACCAAGCCGGCAACCGTGATGTTCAACAAAGTGACCATCAAGGGTGCCAAGCAGGCGGTGCAGATGTTCGGGCCGGCGCAGCGCGCCGTTGCGTTGGCGGTGGCCGATAGCGTCGAGGACGGCACCATCCCCATGGCCGAGGCGGACAACCTGTTCATCTGCGTCGGCGTGTTCATCCACTGGCTTGCCGACGACGACAAGAAGATCCAGGACTACAACTACCAGGCCACCCGCGAGTCCATCCAGCGCGCCGTAGCCGGTCTGCCGACCGCTGCCGAAGTGGTCGACAAGAAAGGCACGACGGCACACCCGTTCGCCGCGCACCTCTGA
- a CDS encoding triphosphoribosyl-dephospho-CoA synthase, which yields MNARQAAIERARACFLRACWLDVAVRKPGNVSQASPGHRMQASMFIDSAKAAAGPLFEPGLRAGERIEAAVEATWAVAGCNTNLGILLLCAPIALAMEQNPAAATPAALRASVESVLATLDIDDARAAYRAIARAHPGGLGSAPEEDVHDAPTVDLRAAMVLAADRDLIARQYRDGFADLFALAFQVPVYQAGQCNAPADAAAPPDAATVASVQRLYLACLSAFPDSHIVRKHGERVAQTVMTAAQAWRERADAGVALDADPEFAAWDVSLKAASVNPGTSADFTVAALLLSGWIRSCAAPARSAASGWHGT from the coding sequence ATGAACGCCCGGCAGGCCGCCATCGAACGCGCGCGGGCCTGTTTCCTGCGCGCCTGCTGGCTCGATGTTGCGGTGCGCAAACCCGGCAACGTGAGCCAGGCTTCGCCCGGACACCGCATGCAGGCCTCGATGTTCATCGACAGCGCCAAGGCCGCGGCAGGCCCGCTGTTCGAACCCGGCTTGCGCGCAGGGGAACGCATCGAAGCCGCTGTGGAGGCCACTTGGGCGGTGGCGGGGTGCAACACCAACCTCGGCATTCTCTTGCTGTGCGCTCCCATTGCGCTGGCCATGGAGCAGAACCCCGCCGCGGCAACGCCTGCCGCGTTGCGCGCGTCGGTGGAATCCGTGTTGGCCACCCTCGACATCGATGATGCACGCGCGGCTTACCGCGCCATTGCGCGCGCGCATCCTGGCGGCCTTGGGAGCGCGCCGGAGGAAGACGTGCACGACGCCCCCACGGTCGACCTTCGCGCAGCCATGGTGCTTGCGGCCGACCGCGATCTCATTGCACGCCAATACCGCGACGGCTTTGCGGACCTGTTCGCGCTGGCATTCCAGGTGCCGGTGTATCAGGCCGGTCAGTGCAATGCGCCCGCCGACGCCGCAGCCCCGCCCGACGCGGCCACTGTGGCTTCCGTCCAACGGCTTTACCTGGCTTGCCTGAGCGCCTTTCCCGATTCACACATTGTTCGAAAACACGGCGAGCGCGTGGCACAGACTGTCATGACCGCGGCGCAGGCCTGGCGCGAGCGGGCGGACGCCGGCGTGGCGCTCGATGCAGACCCGGAATTCGCCGCCTGGGACGTTTCGCTCAAGGCCGCAAGCGTCAACCCGGGAACCAGCGCCGATTTCACCGTGGCCGCACTGCTGCTGTCGGGCTGGATCCGGTCGTGCGCGGCGCCCGCCCGAAGCGCGGCGAGCGGATGGCACGGAACGTGA
- a CDS encoding ATP-grasp domain-containing protein, whose amino-acid sequence MRIAIMTDEIGWHTRQLQAALRARGAVGRCVDLADCSIDTTAAWHGLVIPGYGRELPDAVLVRGIAGGSFEQVTKRLGVLHALRELGVPVYNDARAIERAVDKSMTSLLLHAARIPAPATWATESAAQARRIAMRETAAGHALVLKPLFGSQGKDLRLVGEVDGVHHPMPDTDACYAGLAYLQRFVPPMASPGFDWRVLVVGGRAITAMRRVSTHWVHNVAQGARCEPANLEPALAQLAEDAAHALDMDYAGVDLIAAASGPKIQVLEVNGVAAWQGLQRVTGFNIARAIVDDLLDRKMVQTRRRVEESLPPERRA is encoded by the coding sequence ATGCGCATCGCAATCATGACCGACGAAATCGGCTGGCACACGCGCCAGCTGCAGGCCGCATTGCGCGCGCGCGGCGCGGTAGGCCGCTGCGTCGACCTTGCCGACTGCAGCATCGACACCACCGCGGCATGGCACGGTCTCGTCATTCCGGGCTATGGCCGCGAACTGCCCGACGCGGTGCTGGTGCGCGGCATTGCGGGCGGCAGCTTCGAGCAGGTCACCAAGCGCCTGGGCGTGCTGCATGCGCTGCGCGAACTCGGCGTGCCGGTCTACAACGATGCGCGCGCCATCGAGCGCGCGGTCGACAAGTCGATGACCAGCCTGCTGCTGCATGCCGCGCGCATTCCCGCGCCCGCCACCTGGGCCACCGAGTCGGCGGCGCAGGCCCGGCGCATCGCCATGCGCGAAACCGCCGCGGGGCACGCACTCGTGCTCAAGCCCTTGTTCGGCTCTCAGGGCAAAGACCTGCGGCTCGTGGGAGAGGTCGACGGCGTGCACCATCCGATGCCCGATACCGACGCGTGCTATGCGGGCCTGGCCTATCTGCAGCGCTTCGTTCCGCCGATGGCGTCGCCCGGTTTCGACTGGCGCGTTCTCGTGGTGGGCGGGCGTGCCATCACTGCGATGCGGCGCGTCAGCACGCATTGGGTTCATAACGTGGCCCAGGGCGCGCGCTGCGAGCCCGCCAATCTGGAGCCGGCGCTTGCGCAGTTGGCCGAAGACGCGGCCCATGCACTCGACATGGACTACGCGGGCGTGGACCTCATTGCAGCAGCGAGCGGGCCGAAGATCCAGGTGCTCGAGGTCAATGGCGTGGCTGCATGGCAGGGGCTGCAGCGCGTCACCGGCTTCAACATCGCCCGCGCCATCGTCGACGACCTGCTCGACCGCAAGATGGTGCAGACCCGCCGCCGCGTGGAGGAGAGCCTGCCACCGGAGCGCCGCGCCTGA
- the mch gene encoding methenyltetrahydromethanopterin cyclohydrolase encodes MSNTPPPTGAAGLSVNRLARPLVERLLADADALGLLVRHDESGAHIVDAGIAAPGSIEAGLCVGEICMGGLGHVTLRSGGSAEGWPTWLDVRSSQPVLACLGSQYAGWSLAATKEETGGKKFFSLGSGPARALAVKEKLFAELNYRDRANTGVLVLEVDRAPPKVVIDKLLRDCGLAAEALTLILTPTTSLAGTTQVVARVLEVALHKAHELGFALTDIVDGAATAPLPSPSADGVEAMGRTNDAILYGGRVHLTVRGGDEAARGLARALPSRNSRDYGRSFADIFKEVEYDFYKIDGALFAPAEVWVSNIDSGNTWHGGAPDMALLQRLWLQEA; translated from the coding sequence ATGAGCAACACACCACCGCCGACGGGTGCCGCGGGCCTGAGCGTCAACCGGTTGGCCCGGCCCCTTGTCGAGCGCCTGCTGGCCGATGCCGATGCGCTCGGGCTGCTGGTGCGCCACGACGAGAGCGGTGCGCACATCGTCGATGCCGGTATCGCGGCGCCCGGCAGCATCGAGGCCGGCTTGTGTGTCGGCGAAATCTGCATGGGCGGTCTCGGGCATGTGACCCTGCGCAGCGGCGGCAGTGCCGAAGGCTGGCCCACCTGGCTCGACGTGCGCAGCTCCCAGCCGGTGTTGGCTTGCCTCGGCAGCCAGTACGCAGGCTGGAGCCTCGCGGCGACCAAGGAAGAGACCGGCGGCAAGAAATTCTTTTCGCTCGGCTCGGGCCCCGCGCGCGCGCTGGCGGTGAAGGAAAAGCTCTTTGCCGAATTGAACTACCGCGACCGCGCAAACACCGGCGTGCTGGTGCTGGAGGTCGATCGCGCGCCACCGAAGGTCGTGATCGACAAGCTCCTGCGCGACTGCGGCCTGGCCGCGGAAGCGCTGACGTTGATCCTCACGCCGACCACCAGCCTCGCGGGCACGACACAGGTGGTGGCGCGCGTGCTCGAGGTGGCGCTGCACAAGGCGCACGAGCTGGGCTTTGCGCTGACCGACATCGTCGATGGCGCCGCGACGGCCCCGCTGCCGTCGCCGAGCGCCGACGGTGTGGAGGCCATGGGGCGCACCAACGATGCCATCCTGTACGGCGGCCGCGTGCATCTCACGGTTCGCGGCGGCGACGAGGCGGCGCGCGGGCTGGCTCGTGCGCTGCCTTCGCGCAACTCGCGCGACTACGGGCGGTCGTTCGCCGACATCTTCAAGGAGGTCGAGTACGACTTCTACAAGATCGACGGCGCATTGTTCGCCCCCGCCGAGGTGTGGGTCAGCAACATCGACAGCGGCAACACCTGGCATGGCGGCGCGCCCGACATGGCGCTGCTGCAGCGGCTCTGGCTGCAGGAGGCCTGA
- a CDS encoding ATP-grasp domain-containing protein — protein sequence MPTVAVAAISARAMAEAAANDGFKVVALDLFGDVDTRRAASRWLPIGAPGSLQIDAATVMAALRQLADEGEGGEPVVGWIAGSGFEGEPALLEEGAAVLPLIGTAPAAVRRLRDPASFFGFLAARVIPHPQVMLQPPEDPAAWLMKDAYGCGGWHVRRAPWSLDEPPSSHHYFQREMPGLPMSATFIANGRDVHVLGFNEMSVRRFGSRPFVFCGVVGPVPVPENIASRVTSIARMLAVEFELRGLCSLDFMRDGDTIGVLEVNPRPPASMSLYRRPADSPGLMQAHVRACTSGELPTMPPQPQDTEGIEIVFARRPVQLDAPAAEKLAAWPGIGDVPGAGQRFDIDDPLCTLTASDTGADPVRARLNEGRERLLKSLETLA from the coding sequence ATGCCGACCGTTGCCGTCGCCGCCATCTCCGCGCGCGCCATGGCCGAGGCCGCAGCGAACGATGGCTTCAAGGTCGTTGCGCTCGACCTGTTCGGCGACGTCGATACGCGGCGCGCCGCATCGCGCTGGCTGCCCATCGGCGCGCCCGGCAGTTTGCAGATCGACGCGGCAACCGTCATGGCCGCGCTGCGCCAGTTGGCGGACGAGGGCGAGGGCGGAGAGCCGGTGGTGGGCTGGATCGCGGGCAGCGGCTTCGAAGGCGAGCCCGCATTGCTGGAAGAGGGCGCGGCCGTGCTGCCGCTGATCGGCACCGCGCCCGCCGCCGTGCGCCGCCTGCGCGATCCGGCGAGCTTCTTCGGCTTTCTTGCGGCGCGCGTCATACCGCACCCCCAGGTGATGCTGCAGCCGCCCGAGGATCCCGCTGCGTGGTTGATGAAAGATGCCTACGGCTGTGGCGGATGGCATGTTCGCCGTGCGCCCTGGTCGTTGGACGAGCCGCCGTCTTCGCACCATTACTTCCAGCGCGAGATGCCGGGGCTGCCGATGTCGGCCACCTTCATTGCGAACGGCCGCGATGTGCATGTGCTCGGCTTCAACGAGATGAGCGTGCGTCGTTTCGGCTCGCGGCCCTTCGTGTTCTGCGGTGTCGTCGGGCCGGTGCCTGTGCCGGAGAACATTGCAAGCCGCGTGACATCGATCGCGCGCATGCTCGCAGTGGAGTTCGAGCTGCGGGGCCTGTGCAGCCTCGACTTCATGCGCGACGGCGACACCATCGGCGTATTGGAAGTCAACCCCCGGCCGCCGGCAAGCATGAGCCTCTACCGCAGGCCCGCCGATTCACCGGGCCTGATGCAGGCGCATGTGCGCGCCTGCACGAGCGGCGAGCTGCCGACGATGCCGCCCCAACCGCAAGATACGGAAGGTATCGAGATCGTGTTCGCGCGTCGCCCTGTGCAACTCGATGCGCCCGCGGCAGAAAAGCTCGCCGCATGGCCCGGTATCGGCGATGTGCCCGGCGCCGGCCAGCGCTTCGACATCGACGACCCCTTGTGCACCCTGACCGCGAGCGACACCGGCGCGGACCCGGTGCGCGCCCGTTTGAACGAAGGCCGCGAGCGGCTGCTGAAATCACTGGAGACATTGGCATGA
- a CDS encoding NAD(P)-dependent methylenetetrahydromethanopterin dehydrogenase: protein MERPRILHMFTPGRQMSPFDINMAADAGYQIIVPYCDVALDRITGLTQDTIFSRGPKGVARTGIFIGGRDAQLAADMLERARTSMVKPFVVSLMADPSGAYTTAAAMVACVEAALKRHHAQGLEGQRVVILGGTGPVGRVAGVIAAQAGADVYLSSRNGIDAAQEAADETGQRFGVRLHGLSGGDPDAVRRSIADADVLLACAAAGVQVVSSEALGATTRLKVAADVNAVPPEGIAGVGVMDDAKPLAGTQAVGIGALAVGNVKYQTQHRLLVQMCEAEKAQVLSFPEAFAVARTFLVEQAEKAA from the coding sequence ATGGAACGTCCCCGCATCCTCCACATGTTCACCCCCGGCCGCCAGATGAGTCCGTTCGACATCAACATGGCGGCAGACGCGGGGTACCAGATCATCGTGCCCTATTGCGACGTGGCGCTCGATCGCATCACGGGGCTGACGCAGGACACCATCTTCTCGCGCGGGCCCAAGGGCGTTGCGCGCACCGGCATCTTCATCGGCGGGCGCGACGCGCAGCTGGCGGCCGACATGCTCGAGCGCGCAAGAACCTCGATGGTCAAGCCCTTCGTCGTCTCGCTCATGGCCGACCCGAGCGGCGCCTACACCACGGCTGCGGCCATGGTGGCTTGCGTGGAGGCCGCGTTGAAGCGTCACCATGCGCAGGGCCTCGAGGGCCAGCGCGTGGTGATCCTCGGCGGCACCGGGCCGGTGGGCCGCGTGGCTGGCGTCATCGCAGCGCAGGCCGGCGCCGATGTGTACTTGTCCAGCCGCAACGGCATCGATGCGGCGCAAGAAGCGGCGGACGAAACCGGGCAGCGCTTCGGCGTGAGGCTGCACGGCCTGTCGGGTGGCGACCCCGATGCCGTGCGCCGCTCCATCGCCGATGCCGATGTGCTGCTGGCGTGCGCGGCTGCGGGCGTGCAGGTGGTCTCGAGTGAAGCACTCGGTGCCACGACGCGGCTCAAGGTGGCGGCCGACGTGAACGCCGTGCCGCCCGAAGGCATTGCCGGCGTGGGCGTAATGGATGACGCCAAGCCGCTGGCCGGCACGCAGGCGGTAGGCATCGGCGCCCTGGCCGTCGGCAACGTCAAGTACCAGACGCAGCATCGACTGCTGGTGCAGATGTGCGAGGCCGAAAAGGCGCAGGTGCTGAGTTTTCCCGAAGCCTTCGCGGTCGCACGCACGTTCCTGGTTGAGCAGGCCGAAAAGGCAGCTTGA
- a CDS encoding beta-ribofuranosylaminobenzene 5'-phosphate synthase family protein: MTSTDFAIASRHDLSVRTVSVSAPGRLHLGFLDPSGSLGRAFGSLGLVIDGFTTELELSAASSDHLSADTPAAEAELDRAAAHLERLKQRSGCHAPLALRLRRVLPSHAGFGSGTQLASAIGRAFAEWHGLDLGTATLAHWLGRGLRSGIGIAGFDSGGLLLDGGPGPDGLPAPLLSRIAFPPAWRIVVVQDPAHRGLSGGEEKKAIAALPPLPQAAAAEICHQVLMRVLPAAAGAEFAPFATGINRMQQLLGEHFAPAQGGTFTSAAVARLMQWFADASRAGGAAIGQSSWGPTGFAIVPSEAQAQVLVDAARASGRIGPQLQLHIVSGRNGGAVVRDRIAEPRMR, encoded by the coding sequence ATGACCTCCACCGACTTCGCCATCGCCTCCCGGCATGACCTGAGCGTTCGCACGGTGAGCGTGAGCGCTCCCGGGCGTCTGCACCTGGGGTTTCTCGATCCTTCCGGCTCGCTGGGGCGTGCGTTCGGCAGCCTGGGGCTGGTGATCGACGGTTTCACGACCGAGCTCGAACTGTCGGCCGCGTCGTCGGACCACCTGAGCGCCGACACACCGGCCGCCGAGGCCGAGCTCGATCGGGCGGCCGCCCATCTCGAGCGGCTGAAGCAGCGCAGCGGCTGCCATGCGCCGCTGGCCCTGCGGCTGCGCCGGGTGCTGCCGTCGCATGCGGGCTTTGGCTCGGGCACGCAGCTCGCGTCGGCGATCGGGCGGGCCTTTGCCGAATGGCACGGTCTCGACCTGGGCACCGCGACGCTGGCGCATTGGCTCGGCCGCGGGCTGCGTTCGGGCATTGGGATCGCGGGTTTCGACAGCGGCGGCTTGCTGCTCGACGGCGGTCCCGGCCCGGACGGCCTGCCGGCGCCGCTGCTGTCGCGCATTGCGTTTCCACCGGCGTGGCGCATCGTCGTGGTTCAGGATCCCGCGCATCGCGGCCTTTCGGGCGGCGAGGAAAAAAAAGCCATCGCGGCCTTGCCGCCGTTGCCGCAGGCGGCCGCCGCCGAGATCTGCCATCAGGTTCTGATGCGTGTCCTGCCCGCCGCCGCAGGCGCGGAGTTTGCACCGTTCGCCACGGGCATCAACCGCATGCAGCAATTGCTCGGCGAGCACTTCGCGCCGGCGCAGGGCGGCACCTTCACCAGCGCGGCGGTCGCGCGGTTGATGCAGTGGTTCGCCGATGCGAGCCGCGCAGGCGGCGCGGCCATCGGCCAGAGCTCCTGGGGTCCCACCGGCTTTGCGATCGTGCCTTCGGAAGCGCAGGCGCAGGTGCTTGTGGATGCCGCGCGGGCCTCCGGGCGCATCGGGCCGCAGCTGCAACTGCACATCGTCTCGGGCCGCAACGGCGGCGCCGTGGTGCGCGACCGCATTGCCGAGCCGCGCATGCGCTGA